One Bradyrhizobium zhanjiangense DNA segment encodes these proteins:
- a CDS encoding ABC transporter permease, whose amino-acid sequence MLDRALAETSAKDEATRRVRFRGAGFVPASSRFGGWIALALVIAVWQAAGTVGLVNPLFLPAPSAIVRAIYQLAISGALWQHVSASLLRIGVGWLLGTAAGVAVGFAIGLSRLARSVGITFISALFPIPKIALLPLLILWLGIGEEPKIATIALGVFFSTAISVYSGVDAVPRNLIRMAQSFNVPFATIVRKVIWPGALPAILAGFRITASVALLLVVSAEMIGAQYGIGAFVLQAGNLMQTDQLLAGVVILSVFGLAVGKVIGWLEMRLLHWR is encoded by the coding sequence ATGCTTGATCGGGCCTTGGCGGAAACTTCAGCGAAGGACGAGGCGACCCGGCGCGTCCGCTTCCGCGGTGCGGGCTTCGTGCCTGCGTCGAGCCGCTTCGGTGGCTGGATCGCGCTCGCGCTCGTCATCGCAGTCTGGCAGGCCGCCGGCACCGTGGGCCTCGTCAATCCGCTGTTCCTGCCGGCGCCGTCGGCGATCGTGCGCGCGATCTACCAGCTCGCAATCTCCGGCGCGCTCTGGCAGCACGTTTCGGCCTCGCTGCTGCGCATCGGCGTCGGCTGGCTGCTCGGGACTGCGGCCGGCGTTGCCGTCGGCTTCGCCATCGGCCTGTCGCGGCTCGCGCGCAGCGTCGGCATCACCTTCATCTCGGCGCTGTTCCCGATCCCCAAGATCGCGCTGCTGCCGCTCTTGATCCTATGGCTCGGCATCGGCGAAGAGCCGAAGATCGCGACCATTGCGCTCGGGGTGTTCTTCTCGACCGCGATCTCGGTCTATAGCGGTGTCGATGCGGTGCCGCGCAACCTGATCCGCATGGCGCAAAGCTTCAACGTTCCCTTCGCCACCATCGTGCGCAAGGTGATCTGGCCCGGCGCGCTGCCCGCGATCCTCGCCGGCTTCCGCATCACCGCCTCGGTCGCGCTGCTGCTGGTCGTCAGCGCCGAAATGATCGGCGCGCAATACGGCATCGGCGCCTTCGTGCTCCAGGCCGGTAATCTGATGCAGACCGATCAGCTGCTCGCGGGCGTGGTGATCCTGTCGGTGTTCGGGCTTGCGGTGGGGAAAGTGATCGGCTGGCTGGAGATGCGGCTGTTGCACTGGCGGTGA
- a CDS encoding ABC transporter ATP-binding protein, with translation MDLIADHISHRFGDLAVLDDVSFTVSAGEVVAIVGPSGCGKSTLLSILGGLLQPTSGAPELRGTPPADSLNPLTFVFQDFALLPWATVEENVEFPLLHTQLSSTQRRALVDDALRRTSLTDFRKTYPKQLSGGMRQRVGISRALAVKPAILLMDEPLSALDSQTRELLMEDFVSLLADGGMGAVYVTHNLEEAARLADRIVVLSRRPGRIREVVTVPMTRAERGGTAAREKLLALQNQIWSLIRNEAIDAEREVQHA, from the coding sequence GCTGTGCTCGACGACGTCTCCTTTACGGTCAGCGCCGGCGAGGTGGTGGCGATCGTCGGTCCCTCCGGTTGCGGCAAGAGCACGCTGCTGTCGATCCTGGGCGGCCTGCTGCAGCCGACCTCCGGTGCGCCCGAGCTGCGCGGGACGCCGCCAGCGGACAGCCTCAATCCGCTGACCTTCGTGTTCCAGGATTTTGCGCTGCTGCCATGGGCGACGGTCGAGGAGAACGTCGAATTCCCGCTGCTGCATACGCAGCTCTCGTCGACGCAGCGCCGCGCGCTGGTCGACGATGCGCTCCGCCGCACCAGCCTGACCGATTTTCGCAAAACCTATCCAAAGCAGCTCTCCGGCGGCATGCGCCAGCGCGTCGGCATTTCGCGCGCGCTTGCGGTCAAACCTGCGATCCTGCTGATGGACGAGCCGCTGTCGGCGCTGGATTCGCAGACGCGTGAGCTGTTGATGGAGGATTTCGTTAGCCTGCTCGCCGATGGTGGCATGGGCGCGGTCTATGTCACCCACAATCTCGAAGAGGCGGCGCGGCTCGCCGACCGCATCGTGGTGCTGTCGCGCCGGCCGGGGCGGATTCGCGAGGTCGTGACCGTGCCGATGACGCGCGCCGAACGCGGCGGGACCGCGGCGCGGGAGAAGCTGCTCGCGCTGCAAAACCAGATCTGGTCGCTCATCCGCAATGAGGCGATCGATGCCGAGCGCGAGGTCCAACATGCTTGA